gccttattctctctgaaagaagctactgcatctttacgccttagagttttgtaaccaagtgcttcttgatcttcatcgtctagatgaactgaagaactttacagccaatatccttcttaagttggtgattaagtcaagtactgggatccgcgcaattggttagtcacatactgggagctatgcatcttttggttagtcgcGTACCGGGATCTGTGCAAAaatggtggcgttcatataATGAAGAGTTTAGAAGTTCTGAAgtagtagaaggtttctgttaTAAGTTCATATAtagggattgtagagtttaggaaTAAAGGTTttatactagatctgaaacttctctttactatagtgaattgcttttcaggaaggtttccccctaggtaTTTTACTGTgcaactagtttgtttcattggttttcctagatcatcatatcttgtcttatttatttgttcgctatgcatgatattgacatgatattgatactttttgttttaacaagttttgttcataataaatctaattaacaacttgggtttaaaacttgttaattctttcaactggggtctaaatttcccaacaaatgGGTTCTTGGGCTGCTTCTTCCCAGGAGTGACTGATGCTTTCTTAGAAGGATGGTTGTCCTTCCCTTCAGCCTTCCTTTTAGGAACACCCTTCACAACGATCTTGGGGGCTGACGAGGACACCCCTTCTTTccccttctccttctttttctccttctccttTCTCCGCATCGCGGCTGCCCTCAACAACGCTCTCTGTCTGGCTGCCTCCATTTCTGTGAAAGACAAGAGGAGTTAGACACAACAACGACAATAAAATGACGGaaagaaacaagtaaaacaaGGACTCACCCCGACGAGAGTAACTGTTTAGTCTATGCGCTGCTGACATCGGCTCTAGACCACCATAGTAGGCGTGTAAGGTATTAAGAGTGATTAGGTCCCTGCACTTCCGTTCCTTGAATGGAATCTCGAGAACCCAATGAATAAAAGCCTCCTGGTCGTCAGTTATGCGCGGACGAACACTAGCTGCAAAAGAAGAACAGCGACGTTAAATACTTTACAAATGAACAAAGTAGAAGAAAACAAACTGACGATACTAAACTTGAGTCTTTGATAATACCCCAGGTATTGTGGAAGCCATGAGGCATTGTAACCCACTCCTCTGGACGGCATACCCAATTTGTCCCttggatgaagaaatacctacCCTTCTAATTTCTATTGGAGTCGGGCATGTCTGACACCAACCTAAGGACTTTCTTTCTCACAATGAAGTGGTATATCCCTTGAGACGAGACAATGTGTTGGGGTCGATAGCACCAGAAGAACTCGTCAAGTGTGAGCTAACGGTTCCCACTGCTAAGACAACCCCACAAAATTTCAACTCTAATAATATCCTCCATGCATTAAGAGTGATCTAGCTGACGGATAGTCCTAAGAAGTTAGCTAGCTGACGGTGTAATGCCATCAGAGGCAACCTCAATCCTGTCGTGAACATGGCGtcatacatgccgacgtccGCCGTCCTTCCTAGATAGCACTTTCAAACTTCTTAAGGAGACGGATTGGGATATGATTCGAAATTTGAAAACAGTCTAGtagattcttaaaaatattgGTCGTCATTGTCGGGTTGAAGTTATTTACAATCCACATTTTGGGGAGAACAAAGGGACGAGTGTGACCATCACCAGGCGTTCCTCCGTCATCTTCTATCGCGTACTCTTCATCCTCTCCCCCTTAttatcatcatcgtcatcaccctCTACTTCCTCTTCAATAAGACTCTCCACTTCGTCATTAGGAAAATGGCGAACGACTCCCTCTCTGACGACTAAGAAAAGCCCTCATCGGGCTCATGACCTGAATAGAAGACTTCGTCATAGCCCGCTCCCTCACGGACTGACAACTGTTCACTTGTCGCTTCTCTAGACATCTATTCACCTACAAGCGACAGAGTAATATAAGAACCTATTTGACGGTTCTCTACGGAAGTGTCGACTAAACTACATGAACTaaagtaaaaagaagaaagaaagcgACAGGAAAAGAGGACTTATGGGACGAAATAATGACTCTAGAGACAACGGAGTACATAAGCTGATGGCGGCAAAAGTAATGGATGAGAACTCTCTTGCTCTTAGGATTTGAAAAGGTGAAATAAGAAGAAATGTGAGGAAAATGTGAGATATTTATAGGTTGAAGATACGTGGGAAACAAAGCAGCGTTTTGTTTAGAAGCAGGACCAACCAGCCTACGCCATGTGTCCTGAGCATTAAATAATGGCTGCTTGAGGAACCATTAATGAACGTGCCTTTTCCCAAACAAATGAAAAGCTACAAACTCCATGACCCATTAGCTTAAGCCGACGAAGGCATGGAGTAGGGGGCAGCTGATAAGGCTAATTTTGAAAAGGTATCAAACTCGTTCACGATAGATAAAACGGTCAAGCTCATGAACTCATCGACCATACTTTACAGTTAATGAAGAAGGCAACATCTGCACACTCAAAGCTGACGGCTCTGATCTTGGCCTGACGACTCCAAGCAGACGACATTTAGGCTTGATGACTAGAACATCCAGATAAAAGCGGAAGTGGACGAGAGTAAGCTAACGGGGATAAAGAAGCCCTTGACGGATCCAACATGGCTTTGCTTGAACTCAACGAATGAGTATATATGGAAACATCTTGTGCCCCATGAATAACTCTAATCAAGAGGATTTCTACAAGGAAAGGATCTCATAAGATACGCGTATTAATAAGAATCTTCTCTACAAGAAAAGACCCTCTCTATCAAGCAATGAATGTCAattctacactactataaaaacctaAAGTCCTCACAAACTAAGGTACGCATGATTCACCCCAGTTCTAATACTTTAGAGTTGTGAAAATTCTCTGACTTGACTTTCGAAGGGTATTTAGCCGTTACTACACTGGTACTCTTCATAGagtcttcttctctttttgttgtgCAGGTCTTATCTAGGGTACGTGAGGACCGTGcagcttactgacgatttttaACATCTTCACTTATCTACCTAGCTAGTCCTCATTTTCACTCTTGcatgatgcttttttttttccctgaataTTCCCCTCTCCTTCGCCTGTGGCCAACACATTCACTTAGCCATTCTCTCCTAGACCGATCCCTTTGTGATTTGTTGAAGAATCAAGAGAAAAAACGCACTGCATGGGTGAGGAAATCAACTGCGTTACTGTAGCTATGTAGAACCACATATATCGATTGTACGTTACTTGTATAATAGAAAGGATTTCGTGGATGTCCTTACTATAGATAGTTGCTGGCAGTTTAATGGTTAATTTGGTAGTAGATTCTTGTGATGACTTTTAAACTTTAGTGATCGAATGAGTTATAAATTGGGTAAGTTGGGCTTCATATTCAGCCTATTATGAGGTTAGGGATCTTTCTAAATATAAGTTTTAAGTTTGTGTAGACTGGTgtatcgtttttttttttttttttggcaaggtAGACTAGTGTAGCGTTGGTGATTGGAATATGTAATGTTGAAGGTAGAACAATAAGAAAATACGAGCTGTAACCtagttaaaaacaattaaaatatagaaaattggAGAAAAATAATAGTATCATTGACATTTTCTTCTACGAACGTTGTTTTTAAGCCACACATACCCTCATTATAACTAGCCTTATTAGTAACACTAGAAAATGAGCAAAAGAGATGATCATGTTAGGCAAGTGGGAACTCACACAAATGAGtacaataaagtaaaaaaaaaaaaagtaaaccaGAAGTTGACTTATTGTACTTGACTACTTCCTTCCATTCCTTGTGTGTTCAAACCAATAATTCCACTGCTCCTCTATTTAAACGTAATGCCATATGGCCTGTATTTCCATCACCAAAGTTTGCCTCTCCtatttcaatttgtttgataACATGGCGCAGAAAACTTTTCTCAGgtttttggttttcttcttctgtttcACTTTCGTTGTCTCAACTGTTGCTGGTAAGGCTCTTATTTTTGGGGTCTCTAATCTAAACTATGATGtaatctttttcatttctttgtaAGATTAAgcaatttgtttaattttcctTGTTAATAGGAAGgctaataaagacaaaaaaggAAGATCCATCAGCACATGTAGTTCAAGATCTACAGGCTCAGGTTTGTCTCTCTCATTTGATAGTTAAGTAAGGAGGTAGATCCAAACCCTAAATGCGTTTGGTGGAACCACTTGAAAGTATCAGTCTGATAACCTAATTAAAAATCCCATATAATTGAGATGTAATCATGAAGTGCTATATATAATTTGCAGGATCTGAGGGATGGCAAGGAACTTTTTAATGTAGAGGGCAGAATATTGGAGTTTGAAACCGCAGACTACAAGGGCCCAGGAGCGAATCCAGGCCACGACCCAAAAACTCCTGGAAAGCCTTAAGACCAAATTTTAGATATGTGTATAGATCGAAGTTTTAAGGGTTCGAGGGTATGAATCTCAGAATCGGTTGGCTTTTCTTGCTACTGGGTGTGCTTGTTATCCATAATCTTGAGTGGTGTTTCTCTTTTCTTGTCTACTGAATCCTGGAAAGTGTGTGTGGTTTCAGGTTTGTACATTTTGTATGACCTAGTTTGTGTATAATGCAACCGTACGGATGATCCAGGCATAGGAAGTAAGATCTAGATGTTAATTTTGCAGAACCTCTTACAGCACTCAAAATAACACAACTTCTGGCTCGTTGTGATGTGTGATTTTCGTAATAACACAACCGTATGCATAGTGTGTGACCTAGCTTGTGTGTTAATTAGTGTTTTTCTTCAAGAAATAATAATGTTATGGATGATTTGGtctgtattttctttttttttcttttgttctttgttttttccttaTACTCCGGAATTTTTTGTATGTTCAGCCAATCCTAGCTAGCCAGCcccaaaaatagagaaaaaaagaaagaacgaGGAAAAGTACAAACAGAGTATAGAAATTTATTGGGCTTAAGGCCTCCTCATCTGGTTTCTGGAGAAGTTTTTACATCTAAACAATATAATGATTTGTATTTCGTGACCTaataattttgcataaaattttgctgaaaattatgTACTAAGCCAATATCACCACAAtagttttatataaatttctaaCCTGTCAGAAATATAATTTGCTACAGATGGTAGTTATTAAAATTAAGGGAAAGTTCCAATATATTCTTGCTTAGAATGCCATATACTTGACAAGTGAAAAGAACAAGAATGAAAGAACACAGCCCTATGGAGGAGCAAGGCATATGAAGAAAGAATCTGAAAGATCTAGATGGGTGAACTGTTAATTTAGAATAACCTCCTGCAGCACTGAAAATAACACAACTTTTGGCTCATTGTGATGTATTATGCCGATCATCATGATGTGTAATTGTTGAAATATGATTTCAATTGTGCCTATTAAGTAATATCTTATTTCTGCATAAACTAAACGAAACGTGGAACCAAcgttatttagtttttttttttttctaggattttGTCTTATgaatcttttttcttaatacTGTCAGTACTAGgtataaaaaagtataaattaaaaataatgggAAATCTTCAGAGTGTAATACAAGTTTGTGATCCTTTGTATGTCTCAGTCCATACCAGTTCTCTTTATATGAAATTATGCAGGCCTATTTTCATAAGTTTAAGAAAACtagtatattattattgttgttgttgttgttgttgttgttgttgttgttgttgttatgttaaatactcattttcttttaaaactaATCTACACAGCAAGGGAGGTACAGTCCTCCCCTAACCGTAACTACCACAAATCAGTTGGAGCTAAGTTTCAATATTAAGTTTTGGTTAAAATACATTTATATCTAAGCTTAAAATCACAATTACAGCATTGCCAATTTTTGTccaaaatgatgtcattttcGAGTGAGCTAACGGCAAGATGTAATAGTTGATGGTATGAATTACAAGTTTTGAAAGTTGAGTGACTGTTTTAGAAGTGACACCAAGCTTAGAGCCGGTAAATTGCATTTTAGCTAAAGTTTTTGATACAATACAAAAAGatttaatactaaattataattttttattggaagaacaacacaaatttcactttattcttgaatattaaaaggaaaatgttaaagttaTTACCAAATTTGCTTTggaaatattacaaaaaaacctgataataaatgtgattggtATCATATCTGCAATACAATAGATGAAATTcctatgcttttgttttttaatgtgTTGTGTTTGTAAGTGaacacattagtttgtaaagtttatagaacaaaatttataatatttttaacatttctcTAAATGAAATTATTCAATTTCACCGTTAAAATTTCAATCCTAAGAAGTTTTTGATGTAGTTCACTTTAATGTTATCAACATTGATTGTCAATTTATTCAAAGACTATATTGCTTAAAATAACTCAGTTTGAGCTAAGTTTCAATATTAAGTTCTGGTTAATATGCATTTATAGCTAAGTTTAAAATCACTATTACagcattattaattttttgtccaAAATTATGTTGTTTTCAAATGAGCTAACAGCAAGATGTAATAGTTGCTGGTATAAATTCCAATTTCTGAATATTGAAGGATCATTTTAGAAGTGACGCCAAGCTTAGAGctaataaattagattttagcTTAAGCTTTTGATACAATACAAAAAGATGTAATactaaactataattttttttctttggaagaataacacaaatttcattttattcttgaatattaaaaggaaaatgttaaaattattatcaatttttctATGGAAATATTTCAAACAAATGTAATTGGTATCACATctaaaacacaataaataaaattctaaatttttaacgtgtttttttttataagttaacacattagtttgtaaagCTAATAGACTTAAATTTGTTGTATCTCTAACATTAATCTAAATGAAATTATTCAATTTCATTGTTAAAATTTCAatcttaagaatttttttatgtggttcattttaatattatcaaCATTGTCAATTTATTCAAAGACTATATTGCTTAAAATGACTACTTTGGATTGCCAAAAGATTTGTAACTGTGTGGCATTGATAGGTctcctgtgtgtgtgtgtgtgtgtgtgagagagagagagagagagagagagagagagagagagagagattggtggtcagcaaaaaatttataaattttctttgtattCTAGAAGTAAAAATTTGTGTGTGAAATATTCCATATGGAGAGTTTCTACTCTTTTGTACGTcatttgaatataaaatataccatttttttaaagtggAATAGAAAATATACCTAAAGGCTAAgaaataaggaatgaaatgttATTTAATATTCCATTGTTTGGTTCGAAagtataccaaaaaaaaaaatcagctatAATTCTTATAGCTAATTTATTATAAGCGCTCAAATAAATAGGACATATAAgatgagaaaaaatattttatcccACTTATAGTGCTCTATTTTATCTTCTACCAATTGTAATGTGACAcatgcattttcttttctcacatagTAATCAAAGTTTGTAAAGTTTATTAcatgtaaaattttgaataaaaaattttggtgggTTAAAGAAGGAAAGCCTagtaaaattttactttatttttattaatattatttggaTAATTCAAGAGTCAGATGCATAGTAAAATTATATCATCACGGAGCATGCCTGAAAGTATATCATAATGCAACCATATTTGGGCATTTTGTGGAGTTGAGGGTTGTGAGGTATATATGGAATAATGTTATATTAAGATGAGGCATGAAATTTTCCCTCTCCTTTAATAGA
This genomic stretch from Castanea sativa cultivar Marrone di Chiusa Pesio chromosome 9, ASM4071231v1 harbors:
- the LOC142609869 gene encoding uncharacterized protein LOC142609869, with the translated sequence MACISITKVCLSYFNLFDNMAQKTFLRFLVFFFCFTFVVSTVAGRLIKTKKEDPSAHVVQDLQAQDLRDGKELFNVEGRILEFETADYKGPGANPGHDPKTPGKP